The Oncorhynchus kisutch isolate 150728-3 linkage group LG8, Okis_V2, whole genome shotgun sequence DNA segment CCTTCGTATAGCTACTGTAACATCTATTGGTATTGTAACTTTTCATTGTAAAAGATTATCGCTGTAGAAAGGAATACAGATAATGTAGAACACTTCATCTTGCTTCTAAAAGCTCATTGCTAACTACGCAGTAGACAGAGAACGTTCTTTGCACATTGGATAACATTATGCAGAGGCTAAGAGCCATATATTTAAATTTACATTTTTTCATAATAGGAAAACAGAAACGCAGCTATCTTACAAATGTTTAGACAAAATATGGCCTGATATTTGCACTACTGTATATGGCAAACTGGACTTCATTTTACCTTGCAAAACTAGTAATAACTAAATATTGCACACATTCATGAATGAGTTCCAGTTTGATCATTTTGAATAATCATTCTTGCAACTGCCAAAAGGTAATGGATGAAAATCTGTTTACGAGAGTAGATTAGAGGGAGAACAGATGGAAATGTTGAATGATTGATTCCAAATTAATATTATAAACCAATTGTCCCACATGGCAATGCAAGAGACATATCGAGTTCAATGCAGACAATGCATCTAAACATGGCACCAGGTATATTACTGTGCATACAAAGACTCAGTGGACCTCAGTGAGAGAGCAAGGATATACAGTAGGATATTGTTCCATGTGCTGCATTCATAAAGTACAGTGTATTCATTTACTGCTCTCTTTCATTTGTTATATGGTGCTTGATATATGGTTGTTGGATAGCACATTTTTTTATCAAAGTCAGCTGCTTAGACAGTAATATATTTAGCAGTAAACCTTGGTGGGTAGAATGTCTGTGACGGGCACTCTGCTTTAAATCAGTAGTTCTCAATGTCAGTCCTTGTCAAAGTCTTTCCTTGTTGAAACTCTATAACTCTGTTCTGTTACATTGGTATGTTTACAAACCAATTCTGAGGACTTCATTGACATGATGTGATCTTAGCCAAATCATTTGTCATTGTAAAGATCACATTATTCATATCTATGAAGGAAATCATTGACAAAACTATCCCATTAAACCCTCATCAATATCACAAATTGACCATTGGAAGTGGTTGGCACTTGACATCCCTTAACATGCATATTCCATGAGTCTCGGAATGAGGGATGGAATTACACAAGGTGGGCTGGAAGGATAGTGTGAGCTGGATAATAAAAGCAAATTCTGTAAAAACATTGAGTAAAAGCACAATCTCAAAATGACACATTATTCAAACATCCTACTGGGCACAAACTGAtggaatcaacgttgtttccacataatttcaacccCCCAAAAtctgtgatgacattgaatcaacgtggaaaatttTCTTGGAATTTTAAAAGGTCATCAACGTAAGAGCATTTAGTAAATTATTCAACCAATTttttacctaaatccaatgacatggtgattttttttttgatttcacattgaattcacgttagttgacaactcaacaaaATGTAAGTCAATCCTAGGCATTGAATTGATATCTGTACCCAGTGGGATGGCTTTGTGAGTGGACCGCTAGAATTCCTTAAATTATAATGTGCTGCAACGCAAGTTTAAATATTACAACACATCTGGTTACACTATAGCTCTGGTATTCAGACGTTTTTCACAGGGCACATTTTATTTGCCAAAATGTCTGTAAATTTAgatttttacatcaacaaatcACCTTCAATTCATTAGATTTCCCTCTCGCTTATCAAACTTTAGACAACCAATAAAATACTGTGTTTCTAAATAAAGTTCCATACAATATTCTGTactcatattttttttatgccaaaAACAATCCCCCACGACCCCCTCCCAACTTTACATATTCTATAGAGACCTAAATAATACATTGAAATATTATGTTGGTGTAAATCCACATCTTTTACTCCACAGTGTTTGCACTGGAGAAGACCTTTGCACCTTCATAAACTCATCGACTTCCTCTaaggcaggggtgtcaaactcattcaatggagggcctagtgtctgctgttttttctttttttccattcaattaagccctagacaaccaggtgactggagttccttactaattaatGGCCTTAATTAaacaatcaagtacaagggaggagcgaaaacctgcagacactcagccctccacggaatgagtttgacacgtgctctAAATTGTATAAACACATACAAtggaatacatttttaaaaatctcacccatctaaacacaatacccaataatgacaaagtgattttattgaaaatgaaatacagaatacagtgtctttctgggtaagtctcaaagagctttccacacctggattgtgcaacatttgcctgttattcttttcaaaattcttcatgctctgtcaaattggttgatgatcattgctagacaaccatttgtaGGTCTTGCCATACgttttcaagcagatttaggtcaaaactgtaacttggccactctggaacatttactgtcgtcttggtaagcaactccagtgtaaatttggccttgtgttttaggttattgtcctgctgaatggtgaattaGTCTCCcattgtctggtggaaagcagactgaagcaggttttcctccaTGATTTTGccattcagtttattttttatcctgaaatactccccagtccttaatgattacaagcataccaataacatgatgcaCCCACCACTATGCTTacaaatatggagagtggtactcagtaatatgtttgggtcaaatccaaaccaatacaacactttgtattcaggacaaaaagtgaattgctttgccacaatttttgcagtattactttagtaccttgttacaaacaggatgcatgttttggattttttttctttctgtacaggcttccttcttttcaattAGGTCagaattgtggagtaactataatgttgttgatccatcctcagttttctcctaacacagccattaaactctaactgttttaaagtcataattggactcatggtgaaatccctgagcggtttccttcctctctggcaaattagttaggaaggacacctgtaggTTTGAAGTCAttaaaaacatgttaaacacttTATATTACTTGTTAAGCAATTGTTTACTCTTTTCACTCCTATTTTggattgccataacaaagggattgaatacttattgactcaaggcatttcatcttttcatttttaattaatttgtaaaaaatttgAAAAAACATCATTCTACTTTCATATTATGGAGTAGGCCAGTGActaaaaaaatctacatttaatccatttaaaattcaggctgtaacagcacactccttgactttttccacgtttttttgttttacagcctgaattttaaaatggattagattTCTTTAATCACTGGCCATGTTTtgttaatactttctgaatgcactgtatctaatTGAGGACACTGTAAAATCTATTTTAGGTCACAGTGTTCTTActtttccatttctctccatGCCCACCGAAGAGACCAACCATTGATTGTTAAGACACAAAACAATCCCCTGTGACTAATTTGAACAACTCCAGCCATGTCAACCCTTGCTCCAGCATTAAGCTCAACAAGTCAACCTTCAATGGATGGTTAAGACAATGGGGATTGAAGTTCTatactttctctctccttttctgaaTGGGTCAGGACTGTACATTCATGCTCATTGATCCTTTGCTCAAGGTTGACCCCTTAGTGACCTCTGTGCTGACAATAGAAAGAGGGAAGCTCTCATAACTCTCTGGTGACCCCCAGCAGCGGCAGTGGTATAGGGTAGATTTTAGCTCTTTCTGGAAGTTACTGTTGAGAAAGCCGTAGATTATGGGATTGACACAGGTGGAGGCCATGGCTGTGAGGTGGCAGGCAGAGAAGATTATGTCATGCTGGCAGGATGGGATGGCCTGGTGGTTCCAGTCAAACAAGGTATTGAAGATGTTGAGCGGGAGCCAGCAGAGGGCAAACACTACCACAATGGAGGACAACATGGCATTGATCCTCTTtgaccccttggcttttttctGACAGTTGTCCCTGGCTCGCTCCACCATGTATTTTCTCTGTCGGAGACGGAGGAAGATGCGCAGGTAGCAGACCAGGATGAGGATGAGGGGAAGGCAGTACTGGAAGAGCAGCAGGGAGGTGGTGTAGGCCAGTCGGTTGTGCTCTGAGGGCCATCGCTCCATACAGATTAAGTGGTCAGTGAAGAGATTGAACGGGAGGCTCATGTTCTGGAAAGGACTGTTGTCGAGGACGTTGAAgaagaggaaaggaagagagatgaaGCAGGCCACTAACCAGGTGATGGCTACAGCCAGGTAGGAGTGGCGCACCATGGGCTTCCATCCAGTGGGGTGGATGATGAGTTGGTGGCGCTCCATGGCTATGAGGACAAGGGTGAAGATGGAAACCGTGACAGAGATGCACTGGACAAAGGGTGTGACCTTACAGAGTGCCTCCCCCAGGATCCAGCGGTCCATCAGGGTGTAGATGATGGTTACAGGCAGGCACACAATGCACATGAGGATGTCAGAGATGGACAGGTTGGCGATGAAGATGTTGGTGACATTCCGCATCTCCTTCTGCCGTGTGATGACAAACACCAGGCAGGTGTTACCGATAAGGCCAACCGCGACCAGTGCGCTGTAGGCAACTATCAGGAAGGTGGTGCCACTCCAGAAGGAGGTGCACTCGTCTGTGTCGCCCCAAGGCATCTCTTTCCACCAGGCGTGATGACTGCTATTGTTCACATGGGACACCTCCATGCTAGAAGTCCAAACTTATTTTTTTTAGACTGGGATCCAAATGTATTTGTATGTTTCCCTTCCACTTCAATATATTATCTAATGTCTTTATTGTATGTTTGAGTTTGCGGTGGTTTTAATCATACCGGTACTcttagtaatggctggaacattGATTGCAGTCTTTTTGCCGTCTGAAAGAGAACACAACAATCAAAAGATTAAATCCTTCACCAAGCTGATTTCCCAAATGCGAATGCAGCTATTTAATAACCCTAGGAGAAATAAAGGACTTGTCTTTGCAACCATGTTAACTCCTGTTCTGAAAACTGCTGCCTGCAGGAAAATACTCTACTTTAGGATCCACTTTAAGTAAAAAAGTAAAACAATATTAAAATGTAATATAATCTTTGCTTTCTATAATATCAGGTTCAATAGTTTCCACTTTGGTGCATACACAATATAAATTGAAATATAAGAGAGTGAGTAGATACGCCAATATATTTGAAATTGTTCAAAACAAAACTTAGCCTTGGCTATCATTGCAGTATTCATTCATGTTTGTTTTGGCTCTTGAGGTGCTTGTGTAAGCACTAAAATCCATTTCTTAGAGTAGACTATTGCAAAACAGAGGAGAATGATGTGAGAGGTTCAAGATGCGGTGACTGAAAAACATGcagatgtacagtatatctctgtcTACTTGAGTACTAGCAATTATAACTAAGGATGCAGCGTATCATCAAGTAAGCAGCATGGAGGAATGCTGAAATGTGTTATTATCAAAAGGCCTCATGATATACAGTAAATCATCTCAACCCCCAGAGCAAAGACAAGGCCTTCCACAGGCGGTACATTTCCGTGACAATAACCGTGTCAATGACTTGCCATCAGAATAAAACATGAGAAGACATTTAAATGAGAAGATACTTAAAGGATATAATCCTGCTGGGTAGCATATACACAATGGATATACAGCATTTCTTCCTCTTTCACAATCACAATTTAgctaataacactggagtgatagatgagcagatgatgatatgcaagtagaaatactggtatgcaaaagagcagaaaagtaaataaaaaccatttggggatgaggtaggtagattggttgggctatttacagctgcagcaatcggttagctgctcagatagctgatgtttcaagttagtgagggaaatataagttaCAGGGATGTTCAGCACAAGGCTACAACATTGCTCCTGAGAGCAATTGAATTTGATTAATTTCACATCTTGGGAGCTAGCAATTCAGGATAAGATCAGCATTCCATTCCAAAATCAACTCATGTTCTTTTACTGCAACAATATCAATTTCATATTTCAAAGCACAGCAACCTCTTGATTTTAATTGAAATAAGATATGGTCATTATTATTATGCTTATCCTTATTGACACTCTTATTACAGTGACATTTCCCAAGCATCCATTGTGGATAAATGCACCTTTGATGTTAAAAAGGCTGTTTCAACACCCCTTTTCTAGTAGTTTGTTGCCCAACATCCCTTATTTTCACCATAGTGGTACCTACAAGTCACCCAACTTTCTCAGCCAATCACGGCTTAGCTATTCCAATTCACTGCCCCTCTATGTCAGGGTGAGCATCCCTAAGTTTTCCTACGGCTtgactatttgtgtgtgtgcgtgggttcAAATACAAAGCCTTGTCTCATACACTAGATATAACATCCGTGGTGTAAAGTacataagtaaaaatactttaaagtactacttaagttgttttctTTTTGGTATGtgtattttctccccaatttcatggtatccaattggtagttacagtcttgtcccattgctgcaactcctgtacggactcgggaaagGTGAAAGTCAATAGccgtgcgtcccccgaaacacaacccagccatcccgtactgcttcttgacacaatgcccacttaacccggaagccagccacaccaatgcgtcagaggaaacactgtacacctggcgattGTGCCCATTGCACATTCCGAAAGAAAATAATGTTctatttactccatacattttttctgacacccaaaagtattcgttacattttgaatgcttagcaggacaggaaaatggtccaattcacacccttatcaggagaacatccctggtcattcctacagtttctgatctggcggactcactaaacacatgcatcATTTgtatatgtctgagtgttggagtgagaccctggctatctgtaaataaaaaaaatattaaaatggtGCCCATCTGGTCTGCTTAATATAACgattttgaaattatttatacttttacttctgatacttaagtacattttagcaattacatttacttttgatacttaatggACCATTATATCTGGAATAAACCTGCTCTAAAGACTTCTGGACAGACTTATGGCGGCTGAACCATATACACTGGCACCTATTGCCCATTATTTATGGTCCTCCCGTACCagccctttgaatttaattaGCTCATGAAAAATATTATCTCATGTTAATGTATCTGATTTTATTTGAGCTCAACAGATTGATTGCTATTCAGTGAGAAATTAAGTTATTTATTCATCTAAATGAAGTAGCCTTGAATAAACCACTTCCACCTGGGGTTTAACCAGGGTTGTTTCAAATGATTATGGTGACAGTCACACTGTAGATTCTGTGATGTTATATAACCCTGATTGAAATTGAATTCCCAAATGGATGGTGGTTCATGTAGGAAGTATTGGTCCcacgtttcatgagctaaaataaaagattgCAGAAATTTCCACacgcacaaaaagtttatttctctcagattttgtgcaaaaatgtgtttacatccctgttagggaccatttgtcctttgccaatataatccatccatctgacaggtgtggtatatcaagatgCTGACTAagcagcataatcattacacaggtgcaccttgtgccactctaaaatgtgcagttttgtcatacaacacaatgccacagacgtctcaagttttgagggagtgtgcaattggcttgttgactgcaggaatgtccaccagagctgttaccagagaatgtaatgttaatttctttaccataagccacctacaacgttgttttagagaatttggcagtacgtccaacatgCCTtacacagaccatgtgtaaccacactgCCTCCACATCTGTctttttcacctgcgggatcatctaagaccagccacctggacagctgatgaaactgggtttgcacaaccaaagaatttctgcacaaactgtcagaaaccgtctcagggaagctcatctgtatGCTCATCGTCATCACTAGGGTCTTGACCttactgcagtttggcgtcataaccgacttcagtgggcaaatgctcatctTTGATGGCCTCACGCTAggaaagtgtgctcttcatggatgaatccagGTTTCAACTGAATTTGGTAGATGGCAGACAATGTGTATGGCGACGTGTAGGCGagcggtttgttgatgtcaatgttgtgaacagagtgccccatggtggcggtggggtttaggtatgggcaggaataagctacagacaatgaccacaattgcattttatcattgGCAatatgaatgcacagagatatcgtgacgagatcctgacgcccattgtcgtgccagtcATCCGcccccatcacctcatgtttcagtatgataatgcatgttcccatgtctcaaggatctgtacacaattcctggaagttaaaaatatcccagttcttccatggcccgcaaactcaccagacatgtcacccattgagcctgcttgggatgctctggatcaacgtgtctgacagcgtgttccagttcctgccaatatccagcaacttcacacagccattgaagaggagaggggcaacattccaaaggccacaatcaacagcctgatcaactctatgcaaaagagatgtgtcgcgctgcatgaggcaaatagttacaccaaatcctgactgattttctgatccacgcccctacctatTTTTTaagttatctgtgaccaacagatgaatatctgaattcccagtcatgtgaaatccacggATTAGGGCCTAACGAACTCATttcaaatgacagatttctttacatgaactgtaactcagtaaaatctttgaaattgttgcatgttgcgttttatatttttgttcagtgtagtaaggAGGGGATGGTGTGGGTGACTGACTGGTGTCTGTTGGGGGTGGGTATTGTGTATTGTAGttagcatgatctattgacaCAAGAGGGGTGGGTTGATATAGTAccttgtttgagtgtgtgttggtTGGGACAGTAGTAAAATGACATACACTAGTGTGATGACCTTGACAGAAGCTTTAGTAGTACAGATCCTGTAGACTCAACATCATCTGACCCGGAGGAGGTAAATACTGCATGGGGCTGGCAAGAGCCAATGTGAAGTTCTGCCAGAGCAGCTGCCATTGTCGAACACAAGATGAGGTTCACTAGCTGAAGAACATTGAGGACCTGCCTTGAACATTCAGCCAACACAACACCCATTGTGAGTTAGACTGATGTtgtagtataatatagaatgcCTAGTATGCTTACAACTGCATTGTggtatatatgtacatatacacacttaaaaatatatatatatctttattattcctgcaaaccctaccacccctcccccaattggagtaactaataaacaataacacttaggcttctaccttcagtttatacatattatacacattttacagacacaatctattttacaatagttatattttgtttgtttttaatccatctatttctgatgcccatccagtttgatttttatttgtaactgtgctatttaaCAACATTTCTAAACCTATTGTCACGTTCGtatgaccatcgttcgtatgtgttttccttgttttagtgttggtcaggatgtgagctgggtgggcattctatgttgtgtgtctggtttgtctatttctatgtttggcatgctatggttctcaatcagaggcaggtgttagtcattgtctctgattgggaaccatatttaggtagctgcattttggtccgcctctctttccccagaggaaaacccttacacctatacacattttacagaccctgtatgttttgcattggttatcttgttgttattagtcccacctttcagctccattcaacccctcccatctatcgcttaacaccatccattttggatttctatttgcccatgtatttttcaactgtgctgtgatgcttcacaaaagtactgaacctttctattctcatagattCTACAGATTgtgaattaaagataaacattttagctaaaataattattatattattgattgattgaatatgacttttcaaatcacccagtatggctttctgcagcgttagttctagataaatgttgcaattcttcattCATTCTTGGACCTCTGACCAAAAATGTGCTAcgtatggacagtaccaaaataaatgatctaatgactttgCCACCTTGCAGGAACATCTGCAGAGCTTGGGAAGATTATATCCCTCATATTTATAACCTTCTACCGGTTGCAAGAATTttgaataataatttaaattgaaaaatttgAAATTTTGAATCTGGCATTGTTATGCGTGTTAGTTCATAAagcatgtgccatggaatgggtacattgaaaatctcttcccaactattgcactttatatggcacagctgtcaatgttttggtccttaaattaaattggtatatgtttttatttatcacaattttcttttacCATTAATTGTCTTAAATGTAGGgctgacagacaagttccttacttttctccccttctacttgcctcttccatttctGTGGtgatgctgcaattagttggttgtaattttggtagagcagacatttaaactgaaattgcaactaaCTTTCTaaagcttgtttaaaaaatatctatattttcgagattattttgttttcaaataaccgaaagtaagcagttgtaatctgaataaagagaaaaaggccattcttgaacaggggttgagacattcttactaatttactagagaaccatttcagatttaagtataacttttgtattactgatgcctttagtgcgagatctaatgctttaatatttaatcatttctgccctccgaattcatatttgttatataaataggccATTTAGATTTTGTCTGGTATGCCATTTCAcataaaattgaatattttttggtTGATATAATTTTAAAAgtaggtcactaggtgtaggcaaaaccataagcaaataggtaaactatgatatgactaaagagttaatcagcgTTATTTttacacaaatagacaggtatttttcTTTCCATGtaagcaagatcttatctattatctatttctataaacatttattggagtgagatcatttctttcttttgggatttgcataccgagtatgtccacatccccgtcagaccattttattggtaaactacacggtaatgtaaaagttgaatTTTTGAGTGATCCAatgcataatatatatatattttacctttatttaactagacaagtcagttaagaacaaattcttattttcaatgacgtcctaggaacagtgggttaactgccttgttcagggacagagcgacagatttttaccttgtcagctcagggatttgatcttgcaaccttccagttactagtccaacgttctaactactagtctacctgacaccccatagtacacttatcataatttggttttaatctagcctctatgaggctgtggagggattctaattgtggttttaaaagaaaacatgaatcatcagcgtacaatgacacatttgtttttaagccacggatttctaatcccttaatattattg contains these protein-coding regions:
- the LOC109895112 gene encoding neuropeptide Y receptor type 1-like, encoding MEVSHVNNSSHHAWWKEMPWGDTDECTSFWSGTTFLIVAYSALVAVGLIGNTCLVFVITRQKEMRNVTNIFIANLSISDILMCIVCLPVTIIYTLMDRWILGEALCKVTPFVQCISVTVSIFTLVLIAMERHQLIIHPTGWKPMVRHSYLAVAITWLVACFISLPFLFFNVLDNSPFQNMSLPFNLFTDHLICMERWPSEHNRLAYTTSLLLFQYCLPLILILVCYLRIFLRLRQRKYMVERARDNCQKKAKGSKRINAMLSSIVVVFALCWLPLNIFNTLFDWNHQAIPSCQHDIIFSACHLTAMASTCVNPIIYGFLNSNFQKELKSTLYHCRCWGSPESYESFPLSIVSTEVTKGSTLSKGSMSMNVQS